The following nucleotide sequence is from Desulfovibrio aminophilus DSM 12254.
CTTCGGCGGGGCCGGAGCCCTCTGTCCGGAAGAACGGGACCGCCTGCGCGACATGTTGGACGTGGGGGCCAAGAACGTGGCGGCGGCCCGGCTGGCCTTGAAAATCCACGAGCTGCGAGTCCTCTCCGAGGACGTGCTCGGCCCGCGCGGCCGCAAGATACTCTTCCATACGGGCTCGGGCCGCTCCTGGCTGCGGGACGTGAACGCGGGCCCCGACGATCCCTTCCAGGTCCGGGACTGACCATGAACGTCGTCCGCCCCTGCCTGCTCCTGGTCCTGCTCCTTTGCCCGGCGGCCTTCGCCGGAGCCCCGCTGCTGGCCCCGGACATCCTGGCCGAACTGCCCCATGACCGGGAGGCCTTCACCGAGGGCCTGCTGCTCCGTGACGGCCTGTTCCTCGAATCCGTGGGCAAGTACGGCCGCTCCGAACTCCGGCGGGTGGACCCGGTCACGGGCGCGGTGCTGCGCCGGACCCCCCTGGCCGCGAAGTATTTCGCCGAGGGCCTGACCCTGCACGACGGGCGGCTCGTCCTGCTCACCTGGAAAGAAGGCACGGGCTTCTTTCTCGACCCCGGAACGTTGCGCATCACCGGCAGCTTTGTCTGGCAAGGCGAAGGCTGGGGCCTGACCTCGGACGGGACGCGGCTCTGGGCCAGCGACGGTTCGGACAGCCTGCGGCTTCTGGACCCGGCGCGGATGACCGTGCTCCGGCGCATCCCCGTGCGCGACGGCGACCAGCCCGTGCTCCGGCTCAACGAGTTGGAGGCGGCAAGGGGCGTGGTCTGGGCCAATGTCTGGTGGGAAGACCGCGTGGCGGCCATCGCCCCGGACAGCGGCAAGGTGCTGGCTTGGCTGGACCTGAAGCCCCTGCGCGCGCGGCTGGAGAACCCCGGGGCCGAGTCCGCCAACGGCTTGGCCTGCGACCCGGAATCCGGCCGCCTCTACGTCACGGGCAAATTCTGGGACAAGGTCTTCGTCCTACGCCTGCCCGCGCTTCCGTAGCAGAAGCCAAAGCCCGGCGGCGACCATGGGCAGGCAGAGCACCTGCCCCATGCTCATCCAGCCGAAGGCCACGAAGCCGAGTTGGACGTCCGGTTCGCGGAAGAACTCGCAGAAGAACCGGAACGAGCCGTAGCCCAGGAGGAACAGCCCGGAGGTCGAGCCCACGGGGCGGGGTTTGCGGGAATAGACCCAGAGCAAAGTGAACAGGACGACGCCCTCCAGCCCGGCCTCATAGAGCTGGGAGGGATGACGGGGCGTGTCCCCGGCCGTGCCGGGGTAGATCACGGCCCAGGGCAGGTCCGAGACCCTGCCGGGCAGCTCGTTGTTGATGAAATTGCCCATGCGGCCGAAGAACAGGCCAGGAGGCGCCAGGGGCACGATGAAGTCGCCCACCTCCAGGATGGTCTTGCCGTGCTTGCGGGCGAAGAGCCAAACCGCCAGGAACACGCCGATGGCCCCGCCGTGGAAGCTCATGCCGCCGTTCCAGACCGCCGGAATCTCGGCCGGATGGTTCCAGAAGAACACGGGGTCGTAGAAGAGCACGTAACCGATGCGCGCGCCCAGCAGAAGCCCGAGGATGAGCCAGGAGAGGACGTCGTCCATCATGGCCGGGGTCCAGCCGCGCCAGGACTGCCGGGCCCGCAGGCGGCCCAGAACCCAGGCCAGGGTGAAGCCCAGGGCGTACATGAAGCCGTACCAGCGCACCTCGATGGGGCC
It contains:
- the lgt gene encoding prolipoprotein diacylglyceryl transferase, giving the protein MIKLPILDPAIFRVGPIEVRWYGFMYALGFTLAWVLGRLRARQSWRGWTPAMMDDVLSWLILGLLLGARIGYVLFYDPVFFWNHPAEIPAVWNGGMSFHGGAIGVFLAVWLFARKHGKTILEVGDFIVPLAPPGLFFGRMGNFINNELPGRVSDLPWAVIYPGTAGDTPRHPSQLYEAGLEGVVLFTLLWVYSRKPRPVGSTSGLFLLGYGSFRFFCEFFREPDVQLGFVAFGWMSMGQVLCLPMVAAGLWLLLRKRGQA
- a CDS encoding glutaminyl-peptide cyclotransferase; the protein is MNVVRPCLLLVLLLCPAAFAGAPLLAPDILAELPHDREAFTEGLLLRDGLFLESVGKYGRSELRRVDPVTGAVLRRTPLAAKYFAEGLTLHDGRLVLLTWKEGTGFFLDPGTLRITGSFVWQGEGWGLTSDGTRLWASDGSDSLRLLDPARMTVLRRIPVRDGDQPVLRLNELEAARGVVWANVWWEDRVAAIAPDSGKVLAWLDLKPLRARLENPGAESANGLACDPESGRLYVTGKFWDKVFVLRLPALP